One genomic segment of Rhinolophus sinicus isolate RSC01 linkage group LG11, ASM3656204v1, whole genome shotgun sequence includes these proteins:
- the TMEM229A gene encoding transmembrane protein 229A, with the protein MAGSDNDGESPARRGSAARRPGAPGGRGSEAATDRPEPLSTAEAPAEGAALPAWMRLYFYGMHGITLDVLVSSARRFARSPDLRMLGFSSPYRCLLHALTHFALEKVYLQKRRCPSALVFNFLLYPSAHVGLQTLAGQALLLSLGGGLGGTGALDLALQYMLALYHSQVFLERFLRLRYRQQPRQQRLGAPPAPPGARAPAAAGGRRRRPRGPRGTEGTPSRGLPDLLRFLFFGMHGFLDEIFFTFFFNVLGQGDGATSGHTSLWSFLMYGSCSFVVEKLYFYLHYSRGWSTWKRVPIYVIFIYVWELSWGLGLRTCGACSWDYSHYPLNFMGLITLMYLPGWIFLSVYQDLLSNVLWRVQYLPTN; encoded by the coding sequence ATGGCGGGCAGCGACAACGATGGCGAGAGTCCGGCGCGGAGAGGCAGCGCGGCGCGGCGGCCGGGGGCGCCGGGCGGACGAGGAAGCGAGGCTGCTACTGACCGCCCTGAGCCGCTGTCCACTGCTGAAGCGCCGGCCGAGGGCGCCGCGCTGCCCGCCTGGATGCGCCTCTACTTCTACGGGATGCACGGGATCACCCTGGACGTGCTCGTGTCCTCCGCGCGGCGCTTCGCTCGCAGCCCCGACCTCCGGATGCTGGGCTTCTCCTCGCCCTACCGCTGCCTCCTGCACGCGCTCACCCACTTCGCCCTGGAGAAGGTCTACCTGCAGAAGCGGCGCTGCCCCAGCGCCTTGGTCTTCAATTTCCTCCTCTACCCCTCGGCGCACGTGGGTTTGCAGACCCTGGCCGGCCAGGCGCTACTGCTCAGCCTGGGCGGCGGGCTGGGGGGCACGGGGGCGCTGGACCTGGCGCTGCAGTACATGCTGGCGCTCTACCACTCTCAAGTGTTCCTGGAGCGATTCCTGCGCTTGCGGTACCGGCAACAGCCGCGGCAGCAACGACTGGGCGCGCCCCCCGCCCCTCCCGGCGCCCGAGCCCCTGCGGCAGCAGGTGGCCGGCGGCGGCGACCCCGCGGCCCCAGGGGCACCGAAGGAACCCCCAGCCGGGGATTGCCGGACCTGCTCCGCTTTCTTTTCTTCGGAATGCACGGCTTTTTGGATGAGATCTTCTTCACCTTCTTCTTTAACGTGCTAGGGCAGGGGGACGGGGCAACCAGCGGCCACACGTCGCTCTGGTCCTTCCTTATGTATGGCAGCTGCAGTTTCGTGGTGGAAAAGCTCTATTTCTACCTTCACTACAGTCGCGGCTGGAGCACCTGGAAACGGGTGCCCATCTACGTGATCTTCATCTACGTGTGGGAGTTGTCTTGGGGTCTGGGTCTCCGCACCTGCGGCGCTTGTTCTTGGGACTATTCTCACTACCCGCTCAATTTCATGGGTCTCATCACCCTGATGTATTTACCTGGTTGGATATTCCTTAGTGTGTACCAGGACCTACTTTCCAACGTGTTGTGGCGTGTGCAGTACTTACCAACTAACTAA